AATTGTTCATGAACTAAATTTATAGCATCGAtttctaaatcattttcaaataataaacgTACGAGAATGACTATGGCTTCAGGATATTTTTCTACCAGTTTTTCTAACATTTCGCGACATTTATTTATACTTTGGGTCAAATTTACGATAGTTGATAATGTCTCTACTAAGTAGTTATTAATATTGGTAACATTTGATGCATAGCAGGGGCCTCCTAATAAATTACCTCTTTCATAAACTAATGGgaataaatcaataaaagTGTTTGTAACGTCACCTAATTGACCAGAGGTTAACGGATCAATGATCAAGGTTTCCACCAAGTTTTGTATTTCCCCCTCTTCTGAATTATCCTTCATTAACGTTATGGAACGAACTACCCCGCTAATGAAAGTTTCTGCCcaaatcaaatcaattTGAGATGAGTGCTcaatttgtaattgttcACCATTATAATCCAACATAAAAGTTTGTACAGTACCTGGAATGTGGACCATTACATTGACATCACATTTCCTAAATGTATTCCAtgttgataatgatattctcgcaatttggaaatttttccttttacCAAACCAAGTTTGTGGATTTTCAGTTATTAAATCAGcgatttttttcaaaaagatGGTAATTGCTGTAGGATCAGATGTGTCTACCCCTAAGGAGTAGAAAAAGGTTCCAATTTCAcctttcaatttatcatgGGCATGTAATTCTGTGACAATTGATGATGGTTCATTTGATATTGGAGGagtattttcatttgaatttggtCCAGTGGCATCTGACTGATCCTTGTTGCTTGAATTGGTTGAGCTTAAATGGTTAGCTGCATTAGTCGAGCCTTGATGACTACTTGAGGATGGTAGGTATTTAATTAAGGTAATTAAATCAGGTGGACCTAAATCGAGGAATTGAGATAATTTGGACCTACGCTCTTCTAGAGCATAACCgacttcattttctttcacTTCTGGGATGGAACCTTGGGAAAGCATCGTTTTTATTTTgggtttcttttcttctgaTTGTTTTAACCTGGTATTTTTTACCCTTAAATGTTGGAGCCGGTCTTCGAGGAGATGAAATGTCCAGACTTTTCCCTCGAGGTAATTGTGGTGGGTATTGATATATATCAAGGACGCGAACAATAGTTGATGGTTATCGACGCTAGTAAAGAACCTCCTTTCAACGCACTCGAATTGtgaaatcaattaattgacAGGAATACATTTACGTTTTGTTCAAAATGTCAATTTCCACTGATAAAggaaattttgatattttcaaatcaaacaaacgaaaaagaaaatgcGCCAGCATTCTCATCGTGACACACGGGAAGTTACCCTTTTTGCGACACACTCATTCtcagaaaataaataaatatactatTATATTGTTATATTTACTATAATACTATAATACTATAATACTATAATACTATAATACTATATACATTAAACAACTTCACTTGGCTTCCTTGTCACTTCACTTCACTTCTATCTTAGAATCTATTATGTTTATCAGTTTGTCTTTATGACCCCATCTTTGTTCTAACCATCTCtctaattttttatctttcaatGGTAAAAGCGGTGCCATTTTACATTTGGATATTTGaaccattattataatgGGACCAATCTCTTCTACTGGGTCCGTTGGCGtcgtttcttcttcctttatatgatttttagttttagtttttgttgttgtctttCCCATATCTCTCTGTGGTTTCTTGGCcattaataaatctaaGAAAGAGGGAACAATTTGTTGTAATTGATACCCTTTATGTATTTTCATGTTCCCCGTAGTATGATTATGACCTTTACTAGTAATAATTGGTCTGTAATATACAATGGTCAAGTCATAAAAATAAGgatttaatttgaaattggacAAAGAAGTTCTATTGACTGGTTTGTTTTCCCTGGAGGAGGAGTCTTCGGGtctcttttcaaataacCCAGAATCACTTAGGATCATGGAAACCTGAGCTTCATTTTTCTTGCGATCATCTTTCTTTGTTGGCAACAAAATTTTATCGAATTTTTCGTTCAAATATTGTTTTGTCTCATTAAAGATATAATTATGTCTCATCTTCTTAATGTTTTGAACAAACCCAAAACAATTTACAACAGTAATAAAATTTCTAAAACGAGGATACAGAACATTATAGAATTTAGtgacaaaaatatattcctGATTTAATTTCCTTTGAACAAATCCAAGTTCAGTAGTCAGGATATTAATCTCAGGAAAAATGGCATATActtgattattatttgtcaTTAAATgatcttcaaattcatccTCTTTAAGGTAagcattttcatctttaagtacaatatttttcaaaagtgaAATTTTAGggaaattaaatattttaccccaagaaatgaaattcaaaatggGAACAATTGTTCTGTTTTCTTTCCATAGTTTATTAATAACTTCTCTCTTATTTGTATATCTTACTAAGCTTTCGTCTTGAATAAGATAATTTACCAGGGCGTAATCATTTACAGATCGATGATTAGCAATCAATAGAGTAGATAATTGTTCCTCTCCATCAAATAATTCCAATGGTTCACTATCTTcagtgaaaaaaatttggacattttcattgtttttaAAAAGTAATTCAACAACATATAATTGGAAACAAAGTTCTATTGtttgtaatattttttcaaagaaggGCAAAAGTTGCTCcataatgaaattatccCATTTATCCAATAaacatattttaaatttaccTACAATCGGCACattcttgaaaaaatttctcTTGAACACTTTGACTCTTCTATAAATAGGACATGTGATAATGGATGTGATTATTCTTCTAGCTATTAAAACAATGGAATGAAGTAAAATATACGTCAATAGAATGAATATCCTTGACCCGAGATAAACCCACTCCCAGAAACTCCGATTTGTTTCTGTACCAACAAAATGAACATGAAAAGATTCAATAATCCCTTTAACAGATATCATTATTCTACACTTGGCCTTTTATACTCATGCTCTTCCCCTTATAATCCTTTTGTCTTGTTAAGAACAAATTTGTGACATTTACTTTTTTTATCAAACGTTAAAATAAAGTGACATACatcttatatttttccaCGCGCACTATATCTGATAGTAAGAACTgtgaataataaaagaacCATCGATAGATATATCGATTACTCGAAAAGAAAGCGGACTTGGCACAAATCAAAGCTTTCATCTTTCGAAATACAGATATCTCTATTAGTATGCTTCCACATAATTCaaacatatttttcaaaacgtCAAGATATGTCTCTAGATTCGCCGCAAGACAAATACATACCATTCAACCCATCAACTGTATACATTCAATCAAATACAGACAATTATCTCGATGTTATTCATCACAATTCcaagataaagaaatggaaaaatatataaaaacaGGGACACCATTAGCAGCTACTTCAATTGAACAAGATACTACAAAGCCATCATCGCTTCCCAAAACATTCACATTACCTAAACCATCTCAAGTAGAAGGTTCCTATCatgaagaatatgaaaaaattgcCAAATATTCATTACTACCGTTATCATTGGTACCATTCGTTATTTCAATGGCAGGAGGCGTAGTTCCACCATTATTGGATACAGCTTTGGCAACCacatttttaatatatattcaatatgGATTCACAAGTTGtatcattgaatatttacCAAAGGAAAAGTTTCATAGGTGGCATAATGCTGCCAAGTATTTGttatattcattttcatccTTGAGTCTTTATGGGATTTATCAATTAGAAACGGAGAATAATGGGTTGATTGActtgatttcaaaattatggCAGAATGAcaatgattcaaatttatatattttcgGTCGAAATTGATTGATAGAATATCTTTATAcatgtatatatatgctTAATCAACCTGTGGATTAGAGAGATATATAATTAAGTAAAGACATGTTTGGAAGAAATATGTGAGATAAAATTATGTTTCTCGAATCATAAGTAGATTTATCGACTCGCGGATGGGAGCGTATTAACTGAATACCAGTTGTAATGCTATCTTATATAGCAAGGAATATGATAAAGTGTTTTACCCGATATGTGATGCCTAGAGCTTAACTTTCTCTTGAAGAACAACTATACTTAATGATAACTTCGCAGCTCAACCTATTAATAGACAGCCCTGAACTATCATTAAGAAGTAAATTACAGTTAATAGAAAATTCCCAACTTGTATACTAGTGGACTTCAATAACACATTCGACGGTGTTATGTGACACGATTTGGTATTCATATTAAGTTCCAACCGACCTTTCCAGAAAGTCATTTCTTGTTTACTTTTGGATCACTAATGCTATAAAACAGAATTTTTCTCAATGATTTTGTTAGAAAGACAAATCTTatgaaaagtaaacaaataatatatgtTTCTAAGGAATACTTTCCTAAACCTCTAAAAATCTAGTTATTcataaaatatcaaaaattcattaatattagcAAATCTGtatttaaagatatataaaaatcTAGGTCAAAAAACACTTCAAGATGAAAGATAATTGTGCTGATGATGGATTACAGCTAGAAGGATCAGTACTGTTGCTTTAATTGTTGGTTCATGAGTTTGATTGTCTTCCGTCTCTTTCTAACCACCCAGGAGTAATGTAATGTTCTCTCTTTCTAGTATATTTTTCGCCCCATACATATGTTGGCACTGGAGTTCATGAGCTTGAATACCAGTTTGATTTGTAGTAGCATATTCACTCACACAAAAATAATGCacatatattatcattgCATGGATATCAGTCCATAGATGCCCCTCTTCTTGCCAGTTCATCGGCCATTTCGTTCCCATAATGTCCAGCATGGCCTTTTACCCACTCAATCTTAAAGTTCCCTTTATTGGCAAAGAAATCAGCATTGAtttcataatatttcttcacACAAGTGAAGTATGCCAATAATGGTACAATCAAATCATGGTTCGGTAAAATATGTATCTTATCAATTGAGTACGTCATATATCTGTCATTCAATAACTTCGCAACATATTCAGAATCTGttatgatttgaaaattcaGTTTATTAGGCGATGTACTCAGGATTTTCCAAATAGCCTTCAATGCCTCAGAGACAGCTTGTATTTCACCTCTATTATTGGTTTGAGCACCTATTCTTAATCTATCCGAAATGTTAAGCGAAGGCTGGGTCTCAAAAAACACACCATAACCAGCACGAGCACCATATTTCCCATTCCCTAATGAAGAACCGTCACAATAGACGTTACATTTGGAAGTATAGAAAGCAGTATTGAATGGATTTAGCTTATATATAGTCTGAAATTCCAGGGAACGGACCCCCATCAAGTCATAGTCTAAAGAAGGATTCGATACACCATTGATAAAGTTTTCTGCATCCTCTAGAGAATCAAAACTTTTGAATGACAGACCTTTTTGACGATAAATATAACTTTTACATTCAGGCCAACTCCTGAAAATCATACTTTGAACAGTTGGGTTCCCACTTTTTACTGCGTAAAATTTAGTATGTTTCACAATCCTTTCAGCAGCATCTCTTGGTAGGTGTGACGGTAGACTATGTTGTTTCCTAATGCCTACATCCGGAGCCCTGGCATTATTCATCCTATTCTTAATCTTagagttattattttcattgcGAAGGCCTCGATTGTTCGAGTTGTTTGAGCTAGTCCCATGCGCAAAATTTTTGGCCTCTTCGAAACTATTAAACTTCTTGAAAATAGCTCCTTTGTAACCTTTTACCTGTTGTTCGCAATCGTGCCAACTGTAAAATACGCCACGTTGGAATCCCTGGTTAACACCGTAAAATGCTCTTGGTCCCATTTTCGTTACAATTACTCGGAGAACACCCTGTTGACACACCGAATAAATCCTGTTTCTAATCGTAGTTATAAAAAATGATTGGAAATTTGTTTAATTATGGATAGTGGTAACTCTCTAATTAGCACATTCATTACCAATCATTCTAGAcgtttatttgataatattcatatGGGAACGGAGACAAATCAAAAGAAGTTAAGTCTCACCTTTAAACGTCGAGATGGGTTCAAATTccttaaagaaaaaaaaatccgTGCAAAATTCTGCTGGTCATCAGGGACTAAAtcatttccaaaaaataaaagaaagatCCGTGATAGTTTAATGGTCAGAATGGGCGCTTGTCGCGTGCCAGATCGGGGTTCAATTCCCCGTCGCGGagatttttttaattttacaattatttaataattatgAGTTGAAGTTTAATGAAGTCTctctttttcaaatatcaTGATGAATCCCATGGGGTGTTTGTCATCGCTTAATATTCTGTAAGTAAACTCTTCTGCAAACTTTCGGTACAGCTACGCTTTAATATCATAAGTATGAGGACAATTTGGACCCATACCTGAGGGTTAGAGGTAAAATTGCCAGTTTAATAGtggaaaaataatggtttCCCCTTTTATTTTACCAAAGTCTTGGATTTTAGGAGATGGAATTGGTTTACTTTCTTTAATTAGAAATTATAAGTTAAAATGTctctttttatttgtatGCATACATGCTATAAATATGTTTATAAGTATATTAACTACTCAGAGATAAGTTGAGTGGACAGTAAACTTGCTGTGCATTCGCAACTTATTGATCATTTGACGATCTTTCCTTGAATCGCAGCGTCAAGTTTCATTTGTAAAGAAAGTTGcttcttttcctttatttGCTGTTTGACACATTTATGGACATAGTCTGATTCTCCCTTTGTAATTAAAATCCTGAGAACAATCTTTAAGGCCTCTACAGACTGTTCCAGTGGATCTACTTGCTCTTTTTGTATCTCCTCTCGTATCTGTTGTCTCTTTAGTTTCGTTGCATTTGCCATGATGGTCTTTTGGCGTTCGACCGTTGTCCCTATCCTTTTTACGGAAGTACCATAATTTTTGTTGGAATATATAAGCTTTAAGTGTTTCACATAGTCAGTCATCAAGTCATTTGTTGCTGCTTTAAGATCGCGGACAGACATCTCATAAAAATGTGGTATTTTTTTAAGATTTTGATAGTAAGCATTTTCAACTTCTGTCATGGGTAGACCTTGCCCATCATTATGGAAAAACTCTATTCCAAGATTACTTAGCCACATAAAGATAGTAGCCTGTTCTAGCGGAGTTAATGGCCTTCCGTAACCTACAATGTCGAGTGTGGACGAGTTCCATATGGAACTTCTTGCAGATCGTAATCTATGCTTGTGATCTGAACTGGATAAAGATGGGAGCAGCAAAATATCAGCGGTTGTCAAGATTTCTGACCAAGCTTTAGACATTATAGCAAGTAGTAAGGTCTCTGAGAGTTGTGATGACAATATACCTAAATTAGcattcaaataatcaaataaaGGTAATAACGCGTCGCCAATCTTGGATTCCGTGGCACCTTCCTGTCCACTATTCCCATGTAATTTCATTAGATTTTCTCTCGACAAGGAATACTTTATAAAAGGAGAAAATTTACTAACcattaattcaattattcTGTCACTTGTTCTACTTAACGTTCTGTATGCTTTACCCAACGAAAATGTGGCATCCATTTTTTCTGTTTCGAGAGATATCTGCAAAGATAAAGTCCCTTGTTGGTCTAAGTTTAGTTCTACAGCATTTGGGTAACCATCATCCAAaaacttttttttacttAATATTAACTGTGCCTTACCACAAATTTCATCGCCTCCGACTGATTTGAACTTACTTGTAGGATGATGCCATACTGTCAAAAGGAGTTCACGCTTTTCGTTATACGGTACCATTAATTCGACTTCTTCATCCCAAATTGGATTAGTTGTTTTAGAAATTATCTTGGTACAGctgatttcttttctttgtttcatATCTTGTAACGATAACATTGCGTTTGATAGGCCTGACTTACTAAATCCTTTGATATCCTTGGCCTCTATAATTCGAATCGTATAGAGATGATGCAGCTTTTTTACTTGTTCATTAGCTATTTCCTTTAAGTCTTTGTGATTTTTCTCGTAGtgattaatgaattttgtaattttttcagGTTGAACTCTGTCTTCAAGATCATTGagatttgatttcattttttctatGTTGTTTAAAATAATACATGTTCgtattttatattcataCGGGTCTGGAACTGGCGCATATTCCTTTTTATTAATGGCATTTTTCATCCCGTTAAATGAccatatattgaattttctaCTAGCCTtgtcttcttctaattgaGTAGATATAGTATTTCTAGCTTCATTACTTGTACTTTTTGACTCTACACTATTAAGATCTACTTGAATCAAACGCAGTACATTTTCAGTATACACGTATAAACCATCAGAAAATGATTTCAGAAGCATTGTCAATATTTTAGAAATTTGATACTCATTCCCCCACTCGAAATTCAAGAACATTGAAAGCGACTCGTTGAGCATCTTGAAGATATCAACGACTGAATAACTGTAGCGTATTTCAGCATTAATTGGTTCCCACTTTTCCTTTTGCAAGGATGAAGTAATTACCTCCAGAAATTTCGAGCATGTTGTACCACAAAGCTCCACTAagtatttttcaaaatatctttctATACTATTCAGTTTTTTAGTTATCCCAAAATCTTGATATAACCCGATTAGGTCTTTCACTGAGCTATAGAATGAAAGAGCGTCAGTGGGTCCgtatttcttcatcttaATTTTCTTGGTCTGTTTTTCAACCTGTTGGACCATGGATCCTACATCGACTACAATTGCTTGTACTAATACTTTCGTTACCTCTTCCGGAATATGGATCCCACccaataattcaaaatgCTCTTTTTTATAACCAGTATATATGGACTTAATTTTAAGGTATATATCTTCAGCCACATTCTGTAAATGCTGAAATTCGATATCAGGACCTTTTGGAACTTTCTCTAatagagaaaaataaaattgtgTAGATGCTTCGTGAACcgttttcttcaatttttttgacCATAGCCTTTTAATGTCACCACACTCTTCACAAAGTATATCCATCGTATTGCCTAGTTTTGCATTATTGCAGTAAAATACCCAAGGAATCGAGTAATCAACCCTCTTTTCGGAACACAATCTTTTGAATGCGTCATTTATGGAATTGATACATTGATCCATCgtgtaataataattaattaacCATTGCTCCTTATCAATCCTATTCCAATACCGGACATCATAACTTGCAgcatttaaaaatttaccaaatatCACATTATACAAATTAGGCGTTAACtccaaattgaaaaattcattattcaaACGGCTGAGATTGGCTGCCGTATAGTATAGAGTAGAAATTGTGGTTTCAAAATCGATCCTCCAATATTTCGCACATTTATTCATGAAAAACGATGCTGAATGTGACAATGCAAGTGAGCTCGGGTCTGTTTTAGATTCCAAGTTCAGTATTAAACAAAGCAAATAGACAAAACTTTCTCGTGGTCGGTTTGGAATTATTCGTAAAGGGATGTTTATATCCAAGGTAACGCTCTTGCCACCATATGTCTGAAGTAAGGATGTTAGTTCCCCAAACTCATAGTTGTACCATAATTTAAACTGTTGACTCGTTTCGAAATCAGAAGATTTCATGGGACCTTTATccttttttatttggtCTAAGAGAAGTTTCAAATCATGGCAATATACATCGTCTTTAACAGTTGGAactaattttattatatccTGTTGTAAAACTAAAGGATCTGCaccaaataatttttggaaGTAAGTGGCATGTGTGATGTTATCCAAAACGAAGTCTGGGCTAATTACTGCCATATTTTTTAGAGAAGGTGGATATGGTGGCTTTATTCTAAAAGACTTCGATTTTCCAATGGTTTGGTCATATGTTTTTAGCCTGGAAACAATACCGGGTGATGAATTTGGTGGAAGCATTGTTATAAGTTTCccaataaaatatttagtGTGGGATTCAATGATTTGTGGAATATTCTTCACATTCTGCTTCGAAACTACATTAGCTGAAGTCTTGGTGAAATATCCTATAATTTCCTCTAATGTCATGGAAGGAAGCCTAATATTCATTGCAGGATCCATATACAAATCATTGTAAAATTTAGATAAACTTCCTCTCAGTAGGATGTCCTGTATATCATTCCCTGATTTTCTCATAATGACAGATCGTAAATAGCTTTCTAATTTTGGAGTTATCGAACGAACGATGGCTTGCTCGTCAATAACTGTATTTTGGACATTTAGATCAGTTTGAATGAAAGAAAGCCTATTATTTCTCATGCTATTCAACTCTGGCGTTCGTGTTTCTCTAAGAACACCTGTTTGCACAAATTCCTTTGCAAATCGTGGTTCATggatatattcaaaaagaagaattttcAACACATCCCAGTACACATCATTCCGTTGGACGTCAGGTCGAAGTGATGATAAGTCTCTGAAGTTGATATTCGATAAAatcgaagaagaagatgaactGATACGCTGCATATGGTACCACTATTAGATCAACATATACAACACTGAATAACTCAGCTCTTCTTTATTCCGCTAAGGATAACAGTCATGTTCTCTTTGCAGAACTCTTGATGGTTGTAGATTGTTTTGCTAATGTCTACTTAACAATGATCAATGTTACGTAAATCCGTCAATGCGAAGaatacaaatttttttggaGAGGTCGTTCGGCGGCTAACTAATACCTAATTAGAGTTTAATCAAATCCACGTAATATACATTCAATGTACTATTAAGAGTTGACGAATgcttaaataataaatcgTATAAAGTCGTGATATATATCCATAAATATTGTTTGGTAGATATATGTGTAGGCCTTTGTGGCCTAATCACTTTCCTCTGATTCGGAAAAATCATCTGTGGGTTCGGTTTGTACAgcatcaaattcatcatctaaaaATGATTGTCGCAATTCAGGATCGTCTTCACCTAAATCCTGCTCGGAATCATCTGCAACAACAAACGATGATTCATAGCGATCTCGATTTTCCGGATCTGAAGGTGTTCCATGCGATGTATTCATTTCAGAGTGGAAGAAGGAGCCATCTTGATTAACTAAATCGTCAGCATCGGCTTCTTCATCGCTGTTTGTCTCTGCCGAACTAGATTCCATTATTGTGTTATCAGGTTCGTCCCATACCCCATGCCAGGATTCCAATTCAACTCCGTCTTCGTAATCTTCATCTTGGCTGAGTTCTTCGTCAACAACGTCTGAGATATAGTCTGTTTTGCCAGTAGGAGTATCAGGCGGACGGTCTATCTCAACTCCTTCAAAGTTAGAGTTCATGCTAGTTTCATCCTCATTTTGAGATCCTTCTTCTTGCGATGAATTAGTAAAAGAATCGGAAGTAGATACTATTTCGTTTTCAGAGTCTTTAGAGCTTTCAAACTCTACAGTAGTCTCAAATTCTTCAGCACTTGTATTTGATGATTCACTAAGATTACTATATCGAGATTGGCTTCCTAGGCTAAGCATATATTTCGACACAATCTTGGCCACAATTGGCACTGTAATTCTCTGATATCCTTGAAACAAAGACTTCAGTTTATTGTCCCAAAGGTCTTCCCTTCTATCTGACGGACTTTGTAGTTTGTTCTGTTTAATATATGTCCATATCCTCTTAACGGTATCCTGACGGGACAATTCTGATTCTCCAAGAAAGCTCTTTAATGGCTCAAGTAACAGATATTTCCTACTACCAGTGGTAATCTTCCTCTCCTTTTTAGCTTTTCCCACTCCcccattttttctttgctCAATCCTATCTAATTTCTTGTCCAATTTTAAAATAGcctttctattttttttcttcaattctgATAAAGTAAGCCTAATTTGATTTCGGTTTCTATTCCTAtgcttcttcaaatatttctcaATTTTATCATCTATATCCTCATTTGCTTCCTCGAAGTT
The Naumovozyma dairenensis CBS 421 chromosome 5, complete genome DNA segment above includes these coding regions:
- the MUM3 gene encoding Mum3p (similar to Saccharomyces cerevisiae MUM3 (YOR298W); ancestral locus Anc_8.768) — encoded protein: MISVKGIIESFHVHFVGTETNRSFWEWVYLGSRIFILLTYILLHSIVLIARRIITSIITCPIYRRVKVFKRNFFKNVPIVGKFKICLLDKWDNFIMEQLLPFFEKILQTIELCFQLYVVELLFKNNENVQIFFTEDSEPLELFDGEEQLSTLLIANHRSVNDYALVNYLIQDESLVRYTNKREVINKLWKENRTIVPILNFISWGKIFNFPKISLLKNIVLKDENAYLKEDEFEDHLMTNNNQVYAIFPEINILTTELGFVQRKLNQEYIFVTKFYNVLYPRFRNFITVVNCFGFVQNIKKMRHNYIFNETKQYLNEKFDKILLPTKKDDRKKNEAQVSMILSDSGLFEKRPEDSSSRENKPVNRTSLSNFKLNPYFYDLTIVYYRPIITSKGHNHTTGNMKIHKGYQLQQIVPSFLDLLMAKKPQRDMGKTTTKTKTKNHIKEEETTPTDPVEEIGPIIIMVQISKCKMAPLLPLKDKKLERWLEQRWGHKDKLINIIDSKIEVK
- the TIM18 gene encoding Tim18p (similar to Saccharomyces cerevisiae TIM18 (YOR297C); ancestral locus Anc_8.767), producing MLPHNSNIFFKTSRYVSRFAARQIHTIQPINCIHSIKYRQLSRCYSSQFQDKEMEKYIKTGTPLAATSIEQDTTKPSSLPKTFTLPKPSQVEGSYHEEYEKIAKYSLLPLSLVPFVISMAGGVVPPLLDTALATTFLIYIQYGFTSCIIEYLPKEKFHRWHNAAKYLLYSFSSLSLYGIYQLETENNGLIDLISKLWQNDNDSNLYIFGRN
- the RNH1 gene encoding RNA-DNA hybrid ribonuclease (similar to Saccharomyces cerevisiae RNH1 (YMR234W); ancestral locus Anc_8.766), which translates into the protein MGPRAFYGVNQGFQRGVFYSWHDCEQQVKGYKGAIFKKFNSFEEAKNFAHGTSSNNSNNRGLRNENNNSKIKNRMNNARAPDVGIRKQHSLPSHLPRDAAERIVKHTKFYAVKSGNPTVQSMIFRSWPECKSYIYRQKGLSFKSFDSLEDAENFINGVSNPSLDYDLMGVRSLEFQTIYKLNPFNTAFYTSKCNVYCDGSSLGNGKYGARAGYGVFFETQPSLNISDRLRIGAQTNNRGEIQAVSEALKAIWKILSTSPNKLNFQIITDSEYVAKLLNDRYMTYSIDKIHILPNHDLIVPLLAYFTCVKKYYEINADFFANKGNFKIEWVKGHAGHYGNEMADELARRGASMD
- the NDAI0E00680 gene encoding uncharacterized protein (similar to Saccharomyces cerevisiae YOR296W; ancestral locus Anc_8.765); translated protein: MQRISSSSSSILSNINFRDLSSLRPDVQRNDVYWDVLKILLFEYIHEPRFAKEFVQTGVLRETRTPELNSMRNNRLSFIQTDLNVQNTVIDEQAIVRSITPKLESYLRSVIMRKSGNDIQDILLRGSLSKFYNDLYMDPAMNIRLPSMTLEEIIGYFTKTSANVVSKQNVKNIPQIIESHTKYFIGKLITMLPPNSSPGIVSRLKTYDQTIGKSKSFRIKPPYPPSLKNMAVISPDFVLDNITHATYFQKLFGADPLVLQQDIIKLVPTVKDDVYCHDLKLLLDQIKKDKGPMKSSDFETSQQFKLWYNYEFGELTSLLQTYGGKSVTLDINIPLRIIPNRPRESFVYLLCLILNLESKTDPSSLALSHSASFFMNKCAKYWRIDFETTISTLYYTAANLSRLNNEFFNLELTPNLYNVIFGKFLNAASYDVRYWNRIDKEQWLINYYYTMDQCINSINDAFKRLCSEKRVDYSIPWVFYCNNAKLGNTMDILCEECGDIKRLWSKKLKKTVHEASTQFYFSLLEKVPKGPDIEFQHLQNVAEDIYLKIKSIYTGYKKEHFELLGGIHIPEEVTKVLVQAIVVDVGSMVQQVEKQTKKIKMKKYGPTDALSFYSSVKDLIGLYQDFGITKKLNSIERYFEKYLVELCGTTCSKFLEVITSSLQKEKWEPINAEIRYSYSVVDIFKMLNESLSMFLNFEWGNEYQISKILTMLLKSFSDGLYVYTENVLRLIQVDLNSVESKSTSNEARNTISTQLEEDKASRKFNIWSFNGMKNAINKKEYAPVPDPYEYKIRTCIILNNIEKMKSNLNDLEDRVQPEKITKFINHYEKNHKDLKEIANEQVKKLHHLYTIRIIEAKDIKGFSKSGLSNAMLSLQDMKQRKEISCTKIISKTTNPIWDEEVELMVPYNEKRELLLTVWHHPTSKFKSVGGDEICGKAQLILSKKKFLDDGYPNAVELNLDQQGTLSLQISLETEKMDATFSLGKAYRTLSRTSDRIIELMVSKFSPFIKYSLSRENLMKLHGNSGQEGATESKIGDALLPLFDYLNANLGILSSQLSETLLLAIMSKAWSEILTTADILLLPSLSSSDHKHRLRSARSSIWNSSTLDIVGYGRPLTPLEQATIFMWLSNLGIEFFHNDGQGLPMTEVENAYYQNLKKIPHFYEMSVRDLKAATNDLMTDYVKHLKLIYSNKNYGTSVKRIGTTVERQKTIMANATKLKRQQIREEIQKEQVDPLEQSVEALKIVLRILITKGESDYVHKCVKQQIKEKKQLSLQMKLDAAIQGKIVK
- the UAF30 gene encoding Uaf30p (similar to Saccharomyces cerevisiae TRI1 (YMR233W) and UAF30 (YOR295W); ancestral locus Anc_8.764), yielding MLFIKESKQIFLLANSEGQLEKKYLYMQLFIKWQTIYVTWLRTSYISFYHFQIPIRFISHIKGMNDLPSFSSSINAILATGNPKKQSSKRVREALEEIFLFNFEEANEDIDDKIEKYLKKHRNRNRNQIRLTLSELKKKNRKAILKLDKKLDRIEQRKNGGVGKAKKERKITTGSRKYLLLEPLKSFLGESELSRQDTVKRIWTYIKQNKLQSPSDRREDLWDNKLKSLFQGYQRITVPIVAKIVSKYMLSLGSQSRYSNLSESSNTSAEEFETTVEFESSKDSENEIVSTSDSFTNSSQEEGSQNEDETSMNSNFEGVEIDRPPDTPTGKTDYISDVVDEELSQDEDYEDGVELESWHGVWDEPDNTIMESSSAETNSDEEADADDLVNQDGSFFHSEMNTSHGTPSDPENRDRYESSFVVADDSEQDLGEDDPELRQSFLDDEFDAVQTEPTDDFSESEESD